The Microbacterium sp. Nx66 genome contains a region encoding:
- a CDS encoding cytochrome c oxidase assembly protein has protein sequence MLVSGAIPDTPPTLQSLLAPADLTIPVLPVIAGVLAALYLVGAVRLWMHGRRWSVWRTVSFLLGCVLLAAVTGLGVEAYGEVLVSVFMFQQLTLMMTVPPLLVLGSPGTLLLRATPHRGAGRMILTAAHTGLRSRAARWLLSPWCTVPLYLFAFYGLYLAGSADVILALPAGHVMLELAFLLAGVLFTIPILSSDPLPVRLGHGARALDVFAEAALHAFFGVFLMMASTILVGSFVAPTEALGVDPLEDQQLAGALAWSYGEAPTVLMLVYVMHRWFRSDTAAAAAADRYVDLHGNSELDAYNSYLSKLNSDDPQR, from the coding sequence ATGCTTGTGAGCGGCGCGATCCCCGACACTCCGCCAACGCTGCAGTCCTTGCTCGCGCCGGCGGATCTGACCATTCCTGTGTTGCCCGTCATCGCCGGAGTCCTTGCGGCCCTCTATCTCGTCGGAGCGGTCCGCCTATGGATGCATGGTCGGCGCTGGTCCGTCTGGCGGACCGTCAGCTTTCTTCTCGGATGTGTTCTCCTGGCGGCAGTCACTGGCCTTGGGGTAGAGGCGTACGGAGAAGTCCTTGTCTCTGTGTTCATGTTCCAGCAGCTGACCCTGATGATGACGGTGCCGCCGTTGCTGGTTCTGGGCTCGCCGGGCACTCTTCTCCTCCGAGCGACACCGCACCGTGGAGCCGGCCGGATGATCCTCACGGCAGCGCATACCGGTCTTCGGAGTCGCGCCGCCAGGTGGTTGCTCAGCCCGTGGTGCACGGTTCCCCTCTACCTGTTCGCCTTCTACGGCCTCTACCTCGCGGGCTCGGCGGACGTCATCCTCGCCCTGCCTGCCGGCCACGTCATGCTCGAGTTGGCGTTCCTCCTCGCCGGCGTGCTGTTCACCATTCCGATCCTGTCTTCGGATCCACTCCCGGTGAGGTTGGGTCACGGAGCGCGGGCACTCGATGTGTTCGCCGAAGCCGCACTCCACGCGTTTTTCGGAGTGTTTCTCATGATGGCCAGCACGATCCTGGTCGGTTCGTTCGTCGCACCCACGGAGGCCCTGGGCGTCGACCCCCTCGAAGATCAACAGCTTGCCGGCGCGCTGGCTTGGTCGTATGGCGAAGCGCCCACGGTGCTGATGCTGGTGTACGTGATGCACCGCTGGTTCCGCAGCGACACGGCCGCTGCTGCTGCTGCAGACCGGTACGTCGATCTGCATGGGAACTCAGAGCTCGACGCGTATAACTCCTACCTCAGCAAACTGAACTCTGATGACCCTCAACGTTGA
- a CDS encoding DUF6804 family protein yields MSPKQRVPSTYQRNALAPSLVAAAILFLAPLLVQAGWAPLVLFVASIFGLIIAWFAVQARHWWWVPIFVAVAVLWNPVMPFPFSGVVWEIAQPVAAVVFLAAGATIKVIRK; encoded by the coding sequence ATGAGCCCCAAACAACGTGTTCCCTCCACCTATCAGCGCAATGCTCTCGCCCCCAGCCTCGTCGCTGCCGCCATCCTGTTTCTCGCGCCTTTGCTCGTCCAGGCGGGCTGGGCGCCACTCGTCCTGTTTGTTGCGTCGATTTTCGGGCTGATCATCGCATGGTTCGCCGTGCAGGCCCGTCATTGGTGGTGGGTACCGATCTTCGTCGCGGTGGCTGTGCTCTGGAATCCGGTGATGCCCTTCCCCTTCTCCGGTGTCGTGTGGGAGATAGCTCAGCCCGTCGCCGCTGTGGTCTTCCTGGCGGCGGGGGCGACGATCAAGGTGATCCGGAAATGA
- a CDS encoding signal peptidase II, whose translation MVLIIAAIVTLVDQGTKALALSSLSQDQRIPLVGDWLGLQLAFNPGAIFSLGEDATWVITVVGVIATTLLVGAATRTQNAWSAVGFGFIVGGAIGNLIDRLFSPPSFGIGHVTDFLAYGNLFIGNLADVALGIGAVFLVIAGLRASRRHSSPSRPESTDPAPAEEMARP comes from the coding sequence GTGGTGTTGATCATCGCCGCGATCGTCACTTTGGTCGATCAGGGAACCAAGGCCCTCGCTCTGAGCTCATTGAGCCAGGATCAGCGCATACCCCTGGTCGGCGATTGGCTCGGTCTTCAATTGGCGTTCAACCCGGGGGCGATCTTCTCGTTGGGCGAAGATGCGACCTGGGTCATCACTGTCGTCGGCGTCATCGCGACCACTCTGCTCGTGGGAGCCGCTACGCGAACCCAAAACGCATGGTCAGCAGTCGGCTTCGGTTTCATCGTGGGAGGCGCGATCGGCAACCTCATCGATCGCCTCTTCTCTCCCCCGTCGTTCGGAATCGGACACGTCACCGACTTCCTCGCCTACGGAAACCTCTTCATCGGAAATCTGGCCGATGTCGCCCTGGGTATCGGCGCCGTGTTCCTTGTGATCGCGGGTCTGCGCGCCAGTCGCCGACACTCCTCGCCTTCTCGCCCCGAATCCACAGATCCCGCACCAGCCGAAGAGATGGCCCGCCCATGA
- a CDS encoding copper resistance CopC family protein, with amino-acid sequence MHKNLPRRTAIVLSAVLLSGAVVVATPTVAVADDNFDSSYPVADSTISGSPDEISLMFTGTLNNEAGTTIIEVLDEGGEDVAVDSPTVSGQSITQHLSPEAADGLFTVRWKTVSGDGHPISGQFSYTVGQPGPSTKTAPPATPSPNPSPSPEESDNTTEEPEPAPARQTYGGTPSGGAESEMLPVFFVGGLAVILGFGVVGVILAGRRRHQQDRAQASRDTAAGEGGHDA; translated from the coding sequence ATGCATAAGAACCTCCCCAGACGCACCGCCATTGTCTTATCCGCCGTGCTGTTGTCAGGAGCAGTCGTCGTCGCCACCCCGACGGTCGCTGTCGCTGACGACAACTTCGACTCGTCGTACCCCGTTGCCGACTCGACCATCAGCGGCTCGCCTGATGAGATCTCACTGATGTTCACGGGAACCCTCAACAACGAGGCCGGCACGACGATCATCGAGGTCCTTGATGAAGGCGGAGAAGACGTTGCTGTCGATTCGCCGACGGTGAGCGGTCAATCGATCACTCAGCATCTCTCCCCGGAAGCCGCCGATGGTCTGTTCACAGTGCGCTGGAAGACAGTCTCTGGGGACGGGCATCCGATCAGCGGGCAGTTCTCGTACACCGTCGGACAGCCCGGACCGAGTACGAAAACCGCGCCACCCGCAACGCCGAGCCCCAATCCCAGTCCCAGCCCGGAAGAATCCGACAACACTACGGAGGAGCCAGAGCCCGCTCCTGCCAGGCAGACATACGGTGGCACACCATCAGGCGGAGCAGAGTCCGAGATGCTGCCCGTGTTCTTCGTCGGCGGCCTGGCAGTGATTCTCGGGTTCGGCGTCGTCGGAGTGATTCTGGCCGGACGCCGGCGCCACCAGCAAGACCGTGCCCAGGCTTCTAGAGATACGGCGGCTGGGGAGGGGGGTCACGATGCGTGA
- a CDS encoding cation diffusion facilitator family transporter, which translates to MTEAGHSHGVGDATPRNRLIIAFAITSSVFVIEVIGAIITGSLALLVDAAHMLTDVTGLAMAVTAAHLMNRPPTPKYTFGLQRTEVLGALAQAALLLGVGIFALVEGIRRLFEPPEIASGSLLFFGIVGLVANIASMLVLFSGRGRNLNMRAAFLEVVNDALGSVGVIASAILIAAFGWYQADAVAGILIALLIIPRTLILLRASGRVLLESTPPGLDLDDVRRHILALPHVVAVHDLHATQVSTDLPTLSAHVVVDDTVTMETSAALLTTLQECVSEHFAVSIEHSTFQIEPESHPGEHDTHA; encoded by the coding sequence ATGACAGAAGCAGGGCACTCGCACGGAGTGGGTGACGCCACTCCCCGCAATCGTCTGATCATCGCTTTCGCGATCACCTCCTCGGTCTTCGTCATCGAGGTGATCGGGGCGATCATCACCGGCAGCCTCGCACTACTCGTCGATGCGGCGCACATGCTCACCGATGTCACCGGGTTGGCTATGGCCGTCACCGCGGCGCATCTCATGAATCGCCCTCCCACCCCCAAGTACACCTTTGGCCTGCAAAGGACCGAGGTTCTCGGAGCACTCGCCCAAGCAGCGCTGCTCCTCGGGGTCGGCATCTTCGCGCTCGTCGAAGGTATACGGCGGCTCTTCGAACCCCCAGAGATCGCGTCAGGAAGCCTGCTGTTCTTCGGTATCGTCGGCCTGGTCGCCAACATCGCATCCATGCTCGTCCTGTTCAGCGGCCGCGGACGCAATCTCAACATGCGCGCCGCATTCCTCGAGGTCGTCAACGACGCCCTCGGCTCCGTAGGCGTGATCGCCAGCGCGATCCTCATCGCCGCTTTCGGCTGGTATCAGGCCGATGCCGTCGCCGGTATCTTGATCGCCCTGCTCATCATCCCTCGCACGCTCATCCTGTTGCGAGCATCCGGACGTGTGCTGTTGGAATCGACACCCCCGGGTCTCGATCTGGACGATGTCCGCCGCCACATCCTTGCCCTTCCGCACGTGGTCGCGGTGCATGATCTGCACGCGACTCAGGTCTCAACGGACCTCCCCACCCTCAGTGCCCACGTCGTGGTCGACGACACCGTCACCATGGAGACCTCCGCGGCGTTGCTGACAACTCTTCAGGAGTGCGTCAGCGAGCACTTCGCCGTCAGCATCGAGCACTCCACTTTCCAGATCGAACCCGAATCGCATCCCGGAGAGCACGACACCCATGCATAA